The Deltaproteobacteria bacterium CG2_30_66_27 genome contains a region encoding:
- a CDS encoding VapC toxin family PIN domain ribonuclease, with protein sequence MKLLLDTSAYSGFRRGVSSVVEKISGSDSVLISPVMLGELMFGLRKGGKFEQNMRMLRRFLDHEAVEVAPLGAVTADRYSRIVMQLKKDGSPMPINDVWIAAQAMEHGAELLTSDRHFEQVAGLAYTIC encoded by the coding sequence GTGAAGCTCCTTCTCGACACGAGCGCGTACTCGGGGTTTCGCAGGGGCGTTTCTTCCGTGGTGGAAAAGATCTCCGGCTCCGACTCCGTTCTGATCTCGCCGGTCATGCTGGGGGAGTTGATGTTCGGTCTCCGCAAGGGTGGGAAGTTCGAGCAGAACATGCGGATGCTTCGACGGTTCCTCGACCACGAAGCGGTGGAGGTCGCACCGCTCGGGGCGGTCACCGCGGACCGGTATTCGCGGATCGTCATGCAACTGAAGAAAGACGGAAGCCCGATGCCGATCAACGACGTCTGGATCGCCGCCCAGGCGATGGAGCACGGCGCCGAGCTCCTCACGTCCGACCGCCATTTCGAACAGGTCGCCGGCTTGGCGTATACGATATGTTGA